In a single window of the Thiohalophilus sp. genome:
- a CDS encoding magnesium transporter, with protein MAASPDIENSIPNEYLRRHPVAAAGQIEDLPDRALGDVLLGVDSAALAVTMEYLSPVKALTVFSLLPRSQQLDVLDRAPPRLAVTLLIQLPEADRDSLLAELRPVSRDDLKRLLSFPEDSAGRLMSTAFVAAQAEMTVGQALKRLQQSAIRGARSLFVVTGDGRLDGRVDIQDLALAAPEQTLATLVAPVHEAVDTRTSREELVALLDRSRQDSVPVVDADGRLMGVVRYRSLFHAIEDVATADLQKMVGVSPEERALSTPGFAIRRRLPWLHINLLTAFLAAAVVGLFENLIAQFTALAVLLPVVAGQSGNAGAQALAVTMRGLFLREVGIRQWRSVLGKEVMVGLINGLVLAITCGLAVFVWSSSVGLALVIGVAMVMSMLAAGIAGSLVPIILTRLGQDPATASSIILTTITDVAGFFSFLGTALLLSFML; from the coding sequence ATGGCGGCGTCCCCCGATATCGAAAACAGCATCCCGAACGAATACCTGCGCCGCCACCCGGTCGCCGCCGCCGGACAGATAGAAGATCTGCCGGACAGGGCGCTTGGCGACGTGCTGCTCGGCGTGGACAGCGCGGCCCTGGCCGTGACCATGGAATACCTCAGCCCGGTCAAGGCGTTGACGGTGTTCTCCCTGTTGCCCCGTTCGCAGCAACTCGATGTGCTCGACCGGGCCCCGCCCCGACTCGCTGTCACCCTGCTGATCCAGTTACCGGAAGCGGATCGCGACAGTCTGCTCGCGGAACTGCGCCCGGTCAGCCGCGACGACCTGAAACGGTTGCTGTCGTTTCCCGAAGACTCCGCCGGTCGGCTGATGAGCACCGCCTTTGTGGCGGCCCAGGCTGAGATGACGGTCGGGCAGGCGCTGAAACGGCTGCAGCAATCGGCCATCCGCGGCGCCCGGTCCCTGTTCGTGGTCACCGGCGACGGCCGACTCGATGGCCGGGTGGACATTCAGGACCTGGCACTGGCCGCCCCGGAACAGACCCTTGCCACCCTGGTGGCGCCGGTCCATGAAGCCGTCGATACCCGGACCAGCCGGGAGGAACTGGTGGCGCTGCTGGATCGATCCCGCCAGGATTCGGTCCCCGTGGTGGATGCCGATGGACGCTTGATGGGCGTGGTCCGTTATCGCAGTTTGTTTCATGCCATTGAGGATGTCGCCACCGCCGATTTGCAGAAAATGGTCGGTGTCAGCCCGGAAGAGCGCGCCCTGTCGACACCCGGTTTCGCCATTCGTCGCCGATTACCCTGGTTGCATATCAATTTGCTGACCGCCTTTCTTGCGGCCGCCGTAGTCGGCCTGTTCGAGAACCTCATTGCCCAGTTCACTGCCCTGGCGGTGCTTTTGCCGGTGGTCGCCGGTCAGTCCGGCAATGCCGGCGCCCAGGCGTTGGCGGTCACCATGCGCGGGCTGTTTCTGCGGGAGGTGGGAATACGCCAATGGCGCTCCGTTTTGGGCAAGGAAGTGATGGTCGGCTTGATCAACGGCCTGGTACTGGCCATCACCTGCGGCCTGGCTGTCTTCGTCTGGAGCAGCAGTGTCGGCCTGGCGCTGGTGATCGGCGTCGCCATGGTCATGTCCATGCTCGCCGCCGGCATCGCCGGCTCGCTGGTGCCGATCATCCTCACCCGCCTCGGTCAGGATCCGGCCACGGCCTCCTCGATCATTCTCACCACCATTACTGATGTCGCCGGCTTCTTCTCCTTCCTGGGTACTGCCTTGTTGCTTTCGTTTATGCTTTAG
- a CDS encoding magnesium transporter MgtE N-terminal domain-containing protein translates to MTTTHPLKLAYARDYPGELATFLATRGTEAVLQTLDDLPAETAAPLVAMLPHRQALAVLGKQDDETLIRWLNAAGVDHALSLLLHIEESRRARILQGLPSRRMRRTLEKLVIYPPDKVGALADPSAMQLNAGMLVPDAVVLLHEHAPDPEQPVWLVDDGGGYLGRLDLGGVLMARSETATLSAFLMPVEALRAETRLANARDFPEWLRHTTLPVTDHLNHLLGSLSREALMVALAGGNAAENSLGQSMNELTGQYFRVMGICLGALFGSRGK, encoded by the coding sequence ATGACCACGACTCACCCATTGAAACTGGCCTATGCACGCGACTACCCGGGCGAACTGGCGACCTTTCTCGCCACCCGGGGCACCGAGGCCGTATTGCAGACACTGGATGATCTGCCAGCGGAAACGGCCGCGCCGCTGGTGGCCATGCTGCCCCATCGCCAGGCGCTGGCGGTGCTGGGCAAACAGGATGATGAAACCCTGATCCGCTGGCTGAACGCGGCGGGGGTCGATCATGCCCTCAGCCTGCTGCTGCACATTGAGGAATCCCGACGAGCGCGAATACTGCAGGGGCTCCCGAGCCGGCGCATGCGGCGCACACTGGAAAAGCTGGTCATTTACCCGCCGGACAAGGTCGGCGCGCTGGCGGACCCGTCCGCCATGCAACTGAACGCGGGCATGCTGGTGCCCGACGCCGTGGTCCTGTTACACGAGCATGCCCCCGACCCGGAGCAACCGGTCTGGCTGGTGGATGACGGCGGCGGTTATCTCGGCCGGCTGGATCTCGGCGGCGTATTGATGGCCCGGAGCGAGACCGCGACATTGTCCGCGTTCCTGATGCCGGTCGAGGCGCTGCGGGCGGAAACCCGCCTCGCCAACGCCCGTGATTTCCCGGAGTGGCTCCGACACACGACGCTGCCGGTCACCGATCATCTTAACCACCTGCTCGGCAGCCTGTCCCGGGAAGCGCTGATGGTGGCGCTGGCTGGCGGCAACGCCGCCGAAAACAGCCTTGGCCAAAGTATGAACGAGCTGACCGGGCAGTACTTTCGCGTGATGGGGATCTGTCTCGGGGCGCTGTTCGGTTCACGAGGGAAATGA
- a CDS encoding sulfite exporter TauE/SafE family protein, with protein sequence MLGLAAVGPLWAEIPMNETSEMPWWGWPLLLFIVTFFLGIVAVLGGVGGGVLFVPIVGGFFPFHLDFVRGAGLLVALAGALAAGPGLLRGGLASLRLVLPLAVIASASAIVGAMVGLALPTNLVQTLLGVTILAIVVLMWLAKKSEYPNVPVADRLSSSLRITGIYNEPHSGQDIDWKVHRTPLGLVMFFFIGMLAGMFGLGAGWANVPVLNLLMGAPLKVSVASSKFLLSIVDTSAAWVYINQGAVLAMIAVPSIIGIMLGSLVGVRLLKRTRAAMIRKIVIIILTLAGSRALLKGLGIWE encoded by the coding sequence ATGCTGGGTCTGGCCGCGGTTGGCCCGCTGTGGGCGGAAATACCGATGAACGAGACGAGTGAAATGCCCTGGTGGGGCTGGCCGTTATTGCTGTTCATTGTGACTTTCTTCCTTGGGATTGTCGCGGTTTTGGGTGGCGTGGGTGGTGGCGTGCTGTTCGTGCCGATCGTCGGCGGCTTTTTCCCGTTTCATCTCGATTTTGTGCGTGGTGCCGGCCTGCTGGTGGCCCTGGCCGGGGCGCTTGCGGCGGGCCCCGGATTGCTGCGCGGGGGGCTGGCGAGTCTGCGCCTGGTGTTGCCGTTGGCGGTGATCGCCTCGGCCTCGGCCATTGTCGGGGCCATGGTGGGGTTGGCGCTGCCGACCAATCTGGTGCAAACCCTGCTGGGTGTGACTATCCTGGCCATCGTGGTGCTGATGTGGCTGGCCAAGAAATCCGAGTATCCGAATGTGCCCGTCGCCGATCGGTTGTCCTCCTCCCTGCGTATTACCGGCATTTATAACGAGCCCCATTCCGGACAGGATATCGACTGGAAAGTGCACCGCACCCCGCTGGGGCTGGTAATGTTCTTTTTTATCGGCATGCTGGCCGGAATGTTTGGCCTCGGGGCCGGCTGGGCCAACGTGCCGGTGCTGAACCTGTTGATGGGCGCGCCGCTCAAGGTATCGGTCGCCTCCAGTAAATTTCTGTTGTCCATCGTCGATACTTCGGCGGCCTGGGTATATATCAATCAGGGCGCGGTGCTGGCGATGATTGCGGTGCCGTCGATTATCGGGATTATGCTCGGATCCCTCGTTGGTGTGCGTCTTCTCAAGCGGACCCGGGCCGCGATGATTCGCAAGATTGTGATTATCATCCTGACACTGGCCGGCTCCCGGGCATTGCTCAAGGGCCTGGGCATCTGGGAATAA